From one Formosa sediminum genomic stretch:
- the ykgO gene encoding type B 50S ribosomal protein L36: MKVRASVKKRSADCKIVRRKGRLYVINKKNPRFKQRQG, translated from the coding sequence ATGAAAGTAAGAGCATCAGTTAAAAAAAGAAGTGCAGATTGTAAAATCGTGCGTAGAAAAGGTAGACTTTACGTAATTAACAAAAAGAATCCTAGATTCAAACAAAGACAAGGGTAG
- the rplQ gene encoding 50S ribosomal protein L17 gives MRHGKKVNHLGRQTAHRKAMLANMACSLIEHKRINTTVAKAKALKQFIEPLVTKSKADTTHNRRIVFSKLRQKEAVTELFREVSTKVGDRPGGYTRIIKLGNRLGDNADMAMIELVDYNEIYNAGKAEKKTTRRSRRGGSKPAAAPAVDTKTSNEEE, from the coding sequence ATGAGACACGGAAAAAAAGTAAATCACTTAGGTAGACAAACTGCTCATAGAAAAGCAATGTTAGCTAATATGGCTTGTTCTTTAATTGAACATAAACGTATTAACACTACTGTAGCTAAAGCTAAAGCTTTAAAACAATTTATTGAGCCACTTGTAACAAAGTCTAAAGCTGATACAACACACAACAGACGTATTGTATTTAGTAAATTAAGACAAAAAGAAGCGGTAACTGAATTATTTAGAGAAGTTTCTACTAAAGTAGGTGACAGACCAGGAGGATACACACGTATTATTAAACTTGGTAATCGTTTAGGAGATAACGCTGATATGGCAATGATTGAACTTGTTGATTACAACGAAATCTACAATGCTGGAAAAGCTGAAAAGAAAACTACACGTAGAAGTAGAAGAGGTGGTTCTAAGCCAGCTGCTGCTCCTGCTGTAGATACTAAAACTTCTAATGAAGAAGAATAA
- the infA gene encoding translation initiation factor IF-1, whose protein sequence is MAKQAAIEQDGTIIEALSNAMFRVELENGHIVTAHISGKMRMHYIKLLPGDKVKLEMSPYDLTKARITYRY, encoded by the coding sequence ATGGCAAAACAAGCAGCAATAGAACAAGACGGAACAATTATTGAAGCATTATCAAATGCTATGTTTCGTGTTGAGTTAGAAAATGGTCACATTGTGACTGCACATATTTCTGGTAAAATGCGTATGCATTACATTAAATTGTTACCAGGAGATAAAGTAAAATTAGAAATGAGTCCTTACGATTTAACTAAGGCTAGAATAACTTATAGATACTAA
- the rplR gene encoding 50S ribosomal protein L18 → MALTKNERRLRIKSRVRKIVSGTETRPRLSVFRSNKEIYAQIVDDVTGKTISSASSRDKDISAAKGSKSEIATLVGKSVAEKALKAGVDTISFDRGGYLYHGRVKSLAEGAREAGLKF, encoded by the coding sequence ATGGCGTTAACAAAAAACGAAAGACGATTAAGAATTAAAAGCAGAGTCCGTAAAATAGTTTCTGGTACAGAAACTAGACCAAGATTATCTGTTTTTAGAAGTAATAAAGAAATTTATGCTCAGATAGTTGATGATGTAACTGGTAAGACTATCAGTTCAGCATCTTCAAGAGATAAAGATATTAGTGCTGCAAAAGGATCTAAATCAGAAATTGCTACTCTAGTAGGAAAATCTGTAGCTGAAAAAGCTTTAAAGGCAGGTGTAGACACGATCTCTTTTGATAGAGGTGGATATTTATACCATGGTAGAGTAAAATCATTAGCTGAAGGAGCTAGAGAAGCAGGACTTAAATTCTAA
- the carA gene encoding glutamine-hydrolyzing carbamoyl-phosphate synthase small subunit: MKYQKRNQAVVLLADGTIFYGKSVGNKLGTAFGEVCFNTGMTGYQEIFTDPSYFGQLMVTTNAHIGNYGTTNSEVESESIKISGLICKNFSYEFSRDAADASLEDFLNKNNLLAVSDIDTRALVSYIRDNGAMNALISTDVDNIEMLKQQLKDIPDMNGLELASKVSTTEPYFVGDESSKLKIAALDLGIKKNILRNFAKRGAYIKVFPYNATFEDLQAWNPDGYFLSNGPGDPEPLESAIQVAKEVIQRDLPLFGICLGHQVIALANGVSTYKMHNGHRGINHPVKNLITGKGEITSQNHGFAVNREEVEAHPDLQITHLHLNDNTVAGLKMKNKNCFSVQYHPEASPGPNDADYLFDDFIKNITK, encoded by the coding sequence ATGAAATATCAAAAAAGAAATCAAGCAGTAGTTTTATTAGCCGATGGTACTATTTTTTACGGTAAGTCAGTTGGAAATAAATTAGGTACTGCATTTGGAGAAGTTTGTTTTAATACTGGTATGACGGGGTATCAGGAGATTTTTACAGATCCTTCTTATTTTGGGCAATTAATGGTTACTACCAATGCACATATTGGTAATTATGGTACTACTAATTCTGAAGTAGAATCTGAAAGTATAAAAATTTCAGGTCTTATTTGTAAAAATTTTAGTTATGAATTTTCTCGTGATGCAGCAGATGCTAGTCTAGAAGATTTTCTAAATAAAAATAATTTATTAGCTGTTTCAGACATAGATACTCGTGCTCTTGTAAGTTATATTCGTGATAACGGAGCTATGAATGCCTTAATATCTACAGATGTAGATAATATTGAAATGCTTAAACAACAGTTGAAAGATATTCCAGACATGAATGGTTTGGAGTTAGCATCTAAAGTTTCTACAACAGAACCTTATTTTGTTGGCGATGAAAGTTCTAAACTTAAAATTGCTGCATTAGATTTAGGGATTAAAAAAAATATACTTCGCAACTTTGCAAAACGTGGTGCTTACATAAAAGTTTTTCCTTATAATGCTACTTTTGAAGATCTTCAAGCATGGAATCCAGATGGGTATTTTTTATCTAATGGTCCTGGAGACCCAGAACCTTTAGAATCAGCAATTCAGGTTGCTAAGGAGGTTATACAAAGAGATTTACCACTGTTTGGGATTTGTTTAGGACATCAGGTTATTGCATTAGCTAATGGTGTTTCTACTTATAAAATGCATAATGGGCATAGAGGAATTAATCATCCTGTAAAAAACTTAATTACTGGAAAAGGTGAAATAACATCTCAAAATCATGGTTTCGCTGTAAATAGAGAAGAAGTTGAAGCACATCCAGATTTACAAATTACACACTTACATTTAAATGATAATACAGTTGCTGGCTTAAAGATGAAGAATAAAAATTGTTTTTCTGTTCAATATCATCCAGAAGCTAGTCCTGGTCCAAATGATGCAGACTATTTATTTGATGATTTTATTAAAAATATCACTAAATAG
- the rplE gene encoding 50S ribosomal protein L5, giving the protein MAYSPRLKEEYKSKVIAALTEEFGYKNVMQVPKLSKIVISKGVGAAVADKKLVDYAVEELTTISGQKAIATLSKKDVASFKLRKGMPIGAKVTLRGEKMYEFLDRLVTSALPRVRDFSGIKATGFDGRGNYNLGITEQIIFPEIDIDKVNKISGMDITFVTSAETDKEAKSLLTELGLPFQKN; this is encoded by the coding sequence ATGGCATATTCACCGAGACTAAAAGAAGAGTATAAAAGCAAAGTAATTGCTGCTCTTACAGAAGAATTTGGATATAAGAATGTTATGCAAGTTCCTAAATTATCTAAGATAGTAATATCTAAAGGTGTTGGAGCTGCTGTTGCAGATAAAAAGTTAGTTGACTACGCAGTAGAAGAATTAACAACAATCTCTGGACAAAAAGCTATAGCAACTTTATCTAAAAAGGATGTTGCCTCTTTTAAATTACGTAAAGGAATGCCTATTGGAGCTAAAGTTACGTTAAGAGGAGAGAAGATGTACGAATTTTTAGACCGTTTAGTAACTTCAGCCTTACCACGTGTAAGAGATTTTAGCGGAATTAAAGCAACAGGATTTGACGGAAGAGGTAATTATAACCTTGGTATTACAGAGCAAATCATTTTTCCAGAAATTGACATTGATAAAGTGAATAAAATTTCAGGAATGGATATTACCTTTGTAACTTCTGCAGAAACTGATAAAGAAGCAAAATCATTATTAACTGAACTAGGTTTACCTTTTCAAAAGAACTAA
- the rplX gene encoding 50S ribosomal protein L24, giving the protein MTKLKIKSGDTVKVITGDHKGSEGKVLKVLTDKNKAIVEGVNLVKKHTKPSAQNPQGGIVEKEAPIQISNLSLLTAKGETTRVGYKVEDGKKVRFSKKSNEVI; this is encoded by the coding sequence ATGACAAAGCTTAAGATAAAATCAGGAGATACAGTAAAAGTAATAACTGGAGATCACAAAGGATCTGAAGGAAAAGTACTTAAAGTATTAACAGATAAGAACAAAGCGATTGTTGAGGGTGTTAACTTGGTGAAGAAACATACTAAGCCAAGTGCACAAAACCCTCAAGGAGGAATCGTAGAAAAAGAAGCTCCTATTCAAATATCTAACTTATCTTTATTAACTGCAAAGGGTGAAACAACTCGTGTTGGTTATAAAGTAGAAGATGGTAAGAAAGTGAGATTTTCTAAAAAATCTAATGAAGTAATATAG
- the rpsK gene encoding 30S ribosomal protein S11, with protein sequence MAKSNTKSVKKRKVVVDSVGEAHVTASFNNIIISLTNKKGDVISWSSAGKMGFRGSKKNTPYAAQLAAEDAAAVAQEAGLKKVKVYVKGPGNGRESAIRSIHNAGIEVTEIIDVTPLPHNGCRPPKRRRV encoded by the coding sequence ATGGCAAAGTCAAATACAAAAAGCGTTAAAAAACGTAAAGTTGTAGTAGATTCAGTTGGAGAAGCTCACGTAACTGCTTCTTTTAACAACATTATTATTTCATTAACCAACAAAAAAGGAGACGTAATTTCTTGGTCTTCTGCTGGTAAAATGGGATTTAGAGGATCTAAGAAAAACACTCCTTATGCTGCTCAATTAGCTGCTGAAGATGCTGCTGCTGTAGCACAAGAAGCTGGTTTAAAGAAGGTTAAGGTTTATGTTAAAGGACCTGGTAATGGTAGAGAATCTGCTATACGTTCTATCCATAATGCAGGAATTGAAGTAACAGAAATTATTGATGTTACTCCATTACCACACAATGGTTGTCGTCCTCCAAAACGTAGAAGAGTATAA
- the rpsD gene encoding 30S ribosomal protein S4, with protein sequence MARYTGPKTKIARKFGEAIFGDDKSFEKRNYPPGQHGANKRRGKKSEYAIQLMEKQKAKYTYGILERQFRGLFKKATASQGITGEVLLQLCESRLDNVVYRMGLSPSRSGARQLVSHRHITVNGELVNIPSYSLKAGDVVAVREKSKSLESIERSLSNSSQVYEWITWNSETKQGTYVSVPARIQIPENINEQFIVELYSK encoded by the coding sequence ATGGCAAGATATACTGGTCCTAAAACTAAAATAGCTCGTAAGTTTGGTGAAGCTATTTTTGGAGACGATAAGTCTTTTGAAAAAAGAAATTATCCTCCAGGTCAACATGGTGCTAACAAGCGTCGTGGAAAAAAATCTGAATACGCAATCCAATTAATGGAAAAGCAAAAAGCAAAATATACTTACGGTATATTAGAGCGTCAATTTAGAGGTTTATTCAAAAAAGCAACAGCTTCACAAGGGATTACTGGTGAAGTATTATTACAATTATGTGAGTCTAGATTAGACAATGTTGTATACAGAATGGGACTTTCTCCTTCTAGAAGTGGAGCAAGACAATTAGTATCTCACAGACACATTACAGTAAACGGGGAATTAGTAAACATTCCTTCTTATAGTTTAAAAGCAGGAGATGTTGTAGCTGTAAGAGAAAAATCTAAATCACTTGAATCTATTGAGAGATCATTATCAAATTCAAGTCAAGTTTACGAATGGATTACATGGAATTCTGAAACTAAACAAGGTACTTATGTTTCTGTACCAGCTAGAATTCAAATTCCAGAAAACATAAACGAGCAGTTCATCGTCGAACTATATTCTAAATAA
- the rpmD gene encoding 50S ribosomal protein L30, whose amino-acid sequence MGKIKVTKVKSTIKRTQRQKRTLEALGLTRIGQVVEHENTPNILGMVAKVEHLVSVEEA is encoded by the coding sequence ATGGGAAAGATTAAAGTAACGAAAGTTAAAAGCACAATTAAACGTACACAAAGACAAAAGAGAACGTTAGAAGCTCTTGGTCTTACACGTATTGGGCAAGTCGTAGAGCATGAAAACACACCAAACATTCTTGGTATGGTTGCTAAAGTTGAACACTTAGTTTCTGTAGAAGAAGCTTAA
- the rpsE gene encoding 30S ribosomal protein S5, whose amino-acid sequence MYQKYKSAELVKPSGLDLKDRLVGVQRVTKVTKGGRAFGFSAIVVVGDEAGVVGHGLGKSKDVASAIAKAVEDAKKNLVRIPIVKSTLPHEQKGKFGGARVNIIPAAPGTGVIAGGAVRTVLEAVGVHDVLSKSQGSSNPHNVVKATFDALLQLRSAQKIANDRGVSLEKVFKG is encoded by the coding sequence ATGTATCAAAAATACAAAAGCGCAGAGCTAGTAAAGCCAAGTGGATTAGATCTTAAAGATCGTTTAGTTGGTGTACAGAGAGTTACAAAAGTAACTAAAGGTGGTAGAGCATTTGGTTTTTCAGCAATCGTAGTGGTTGGTGATGAAGCTGGTGTTGTAGGTCACGGTTTAGGAAAATCTAAAGATGTTGCAAGTGCTATTGCTAAAGCAGTAGAAGATGCAAAGAAAAATTTAGTACGTATTCCTATCGTAAAAAGTACGTTACCACATGAACAAAAAGGAAAATTTGGTGGAGCAAGAGTAAATATCATTCCTGCAGCTCCTGGTACAGGGGTTATTGCTGGTGGAGCTGTAAGAACAGTTTTAGAAGCAGTTGGTGTACATGATGTATTATCTAAATCTCAAGGTTCATCAAACCCACATAACGTTGTTAAAGCAACTTTTGATGCATTATTACAATTAAGAAGTGCTCAAAAAATTGCTAATGATAGAGGCGTTTCATTAGAAAAAGTTTTTAAAGGTTAA
- the rpsM gene encoding 30S ribosomal protein S13: MARIAGVDIPKQKRGVISLTYIYGIGRSRAQEILEAAKVDENTKVQDWTDDQIGAIREAVSTFTIEGELRSETQLSIKRLMDIGCYRGIRHRAGLPLRGQRTKNNSRTRKGRRKTVANKKKATK; this comes from the coding sequence ATGGCAAGAATTGCAGGTGTAGACATACCAAAACAGAAAAGAGGAGTTATCTCTTTAACTTATATCTACGGAATAGGTAGAAGCAGAGCTCAAGAAATTTTAGAAGCAGCGAAAGTTGACGAAAACACTAAAGTTCAAGATTGGACAGATGATCAAATAGGAGCTATTCGTGAAGCTGTATCAACTTTTACTATTGAAGGTGAATTACGTTCTGAAACTCAATTAAGCATTAAGCGATTAATGGATATTGGATGTTACAGAGGTATTCGTCATAGAGCAGGTCTTCCTTTAAGAGGACAACGCACTAAAAACAACTCTAGAACTAGAAAAGGTAGAAGAAAAACTGTTGCTAACAAGAAGAAAGCAACTAAATAA
- the rpsH gene encoding 30S ribosomal protein S8, with amino-acid sequence MYTDPIADYLTRIRNAVRANHRVVEIPASNLKKEITKILFDQGYILSYKFDDSTVQGTIKIALKYNKETKEPVIKKIQRISKPGLRKYASSTELPRILNGLGIAIVSTSHGVMTGKQAQQENVGGEVLCYVY; translated from the coding sequence ATGTATACAGATCCAATAGCGGATTATCTTACAAGAATTAGAAACGCAGTGCGTGCTAACCACAGAGTGGTAGAGATTCCTGCTTCTAACTTGAAAAAAGAAATCACAAAAATATTATTCGACCAAGGATATATTTTAAGTTACAAATTCGATGATTCTACTGTACAAGGAACTATTAAAATAGCTCTTAAGTACAATAAAGAAACTAAAGAACCTGTAATTAAGAAGATTCAAAGAATCAGTAAACCAGGTTTACGTAAATATGCGAGTTCAACAGAACTACCTAGAATCTTAAACGGTCTTGGTATTGCCATTGTTTCTACTTCTCACGGAGTAATGACAGGTAAGCAAGCCCAACAAGAAAATGTAGGTGGTGAAGTTTTATGCTACGTTTACTAA
- the rplO gene encoding 50S ribosomal protein L15, with the protein MDLSKLKPAEGSVKNQGKRIGRGQGSGKGGTATRGHKGAKSRSGYSRKLGFEGGQMPLQRRVPKFGFTNINRVEYQGVNLDTLQELVDAKKITDTVNLETLLSLGLTGKNDLVKILGRGELKAKLTVTAHKFTASAKAAIEAAGGEAVTL; encoded by the coding sequence ATGGATTTAAGTAAATTAAAACCTGCAGAAGGTTCAGTTAAAAATCAAGGAAAAAGAATAGGTCGTGGACAAGGTTCTGGTAAAGGTGGTACCGCTACACGTGGTCACAAAGGTGCTAAGTCTCGTTCAGGTTATTCTAGGAAACTTGGATTTGAAGGAGGACAAATGCCACTTCAAAGACGTGTTCCTAAATTTGGTTTCACTAACATTAACCGTGTAGAATATCAAGGTGTAAACTTAGACACTTTACAAGAATTGGTTGATGCTAAGAAAATTACCGATACAGTAAATTTAGAAACTTTATTATCTTTAGGCTTAACTGGAAAAAATGATCTAGTTAAAATTTTAGGTAGAGGAGAACTAAAAGCGAAATTAACAGTAACTGCTCATAAATTTACTGCTTCAGCAAAAGCTGCTATTGAAGCTGCTGGAGGAGAAGCTGTAACTTTATAA
- a CDS encoding DNA-directed RNA polymerase subunit alpha yields MAVFNFQKPDKVIMIDSTDFEGKFEFRPLEPGYGLTVGNALRRVLLSSLEGFAITSVRIEGVEHEFSTIPGVVEDMTEIILNLKQVRFKRQIEDVDNESVSISISGQEQITAGDFQKFISGFQVLNSDLVICNLDPKVTVNIEITIEKGRGYVPAEENKKATAPIGTIFTDSIYTPIKNVKYSIENYRVEQKTDYEKLIFEIQSDGSITPQDALTEAAKTLIHHFMLFSDERITLEADEIAQTETYDEESLHMRQLLKTKLVDMDLSVRALNCLKAAEVDTLGDLVSFNKNDLMKFRNFGKKSLTELEELVNVKGLNFGMDLSKYKLDKD; encoded by the coding sequence ATGGCAGTATTTAATTTTCAGAAGCCCGACAAAGTAATCATGATTGATTCCACAGATTTTGAAGGTAAATTCGAATTTAGACCTTTAGAACCTGGTTATGGATTAACGGTTGGAAATGCTTTAAGAAGAGTTTTACTTTCTTCTTTAGAAGGATTTGCAATTACATCAGTTAGAATTGAAGGAGTAGAGCATGAATTCTCAACTATACCTGGTGTTGTTGAAGACATGACAGAAATTATTTTAAATTTAAAACAAGTACGTTTTAAAAGACAAATAGAAGATGTAGATAACGAATCTGTTTCTATATCTATTTCTGGTCAAGAACAAATAACAGCAGGAGATTTTCAAAAATTTATTTCAGGTTTTCAGGTTTTAAATTCAGATTTAGTAATTTGTAATTTAGATCCTAAGGTTACTGTTAATATTGAAATCACTATTGAAAAAGGTAGAGGTTATGTTCCTGCAGAAGAAAATAAAAAAGCTACTGCGCCAATAGGTACTATCTTTACAGATTCTATTTATACACCAATCAAAAATGTTAAATATAGCATTGAGAATTACCGTGTAGAACAAAAAACAGATTACGAAAAATTAATTTTCGAAATCCAATCAGATGGTTCTATTACACCTCAAGATGCTTTAACAGAAGCAGCAAAAACATTAATTCACCACTTTATGTTATTCTCAGATGAGCGTATCACTTTAGAGGCTGATGAAATTGCTCAAACTGAAACTTACGATGAAGAATCACTTCATATGAGACAGTTGCTTAAAACAAAATTAGTAGATATGGACCTTTCAGTTCGTGCTCTAAACTGTTTAAAAGCTGCAGAAGTTGATACATTAGGTGACTTAGTATCATTTAATAAAAATGACTTAATGAAGTTCCGTAACTTTGGTAAGAAATCTTTAACAGAGCTTGAAGAGCTTGTAAACGTTAAAGGTTTAAACTTCGGAATGGATTTATCAAAATACAAATTAGATAAAGATTAA
- the rplF gene encoding 50S ribosomal protein L6: MSRIGNNPVAIPEGITVDVNENIVTVKGKLGELTQEFSNVSIKVEDGNVIVERSSDKKEEKSKHGLYRALINNMIEGVSKGWTKELELVGVGYRASNQGQKLDLALGFSHNIVLDIAPEVKVETVSEKGKNPIVKLTSHDKQLVGQVAAKIRDFRRPEPYKGKGIKFVGEIIRRKAGKSA; the protein is encoded by the coding sequence ATGTCAAGAATAGGTAATAACCCAGTCGCAATTCCAGAAGGAATTACAGTTGATGTTAACGAGAATATTGTTACAGTTAAAGGAAAATTAGGAGAGTTAACTCAAGAATTTTCTAATGTTTCAATAAAAGTTGAAGATGGAAATGTTATAGTTGAGCGTTCTTCTGATAAAAAAGAAGAAAAATCTAAACACGGACTTTATAGAGCTTTAATCAATAATATGATTGAAGGTGTATCTAAAGGATGGACTAAAGAATTAGAATTAGTTGGTGTTGGATATAGAGCTTCTAATCAAGGTCAAAAACTTGATTTAGCATTAGGATTTTCTCACAATATTGTATTAGACATTGCTCCAGAAGTAAAAGTTGAAACAGTATCAGAGAAAGGTAAAAACCCTATAGTTAAACTAACGTCTCACGATAAACAACTTGTTGGACAAGTTGCAGCAAAAATTAGAGATTTTAGAAGACCTGAACCATATAAAGGAAAAGGTATTAAATTTGTAGGAGAAATCATTAGAAGAAAAGCAGGTAAATCAGCTTAA
- the rpsN gene encoding 30S ribosomal protein S14 — MAKESMKAREVKRAKTVAKYAEKRKALKEAGDYEALQKLPKNASPVRMHNRCKLTGRPKGYMRTFGISRVTFREMANNGLIPGVKKASW; from the coding sequence ATGGCTAAAGAATCAATGAAAGCCCGTGAGGTTAAGAGAGCAAAAACAGTAGCTAAATATGCTGAAAAACGTAAAGCTTTAAAAGAAGCTGGAGATTACGAAGCATTACAAAAGTTACCAAAAAATGCTTCTCCAGTACGTATGCATAATAGATGTAAACTTACAGGTAGACCTAAAGGGTATATGCGTACATTTGGTATTTCTCGTGTAACATTCAGAGAAATGGCAAATAACGGTCTTATTCCAGGTGTTAAAAAAGCAAGCTGGTAA
- the secY gene encoding preprotein translocase subunit SecY: MKFIETLKNVWKIEELRNRIILTVGLLLVYRFGAQVVLPGIDAAQLETLQSNTDSGLLGLLNAFTGGAFANASIFALGIMPYISASIVVQLMGIAIPYLQKLQKEGASGQKKINQITRWLTIAICLVQAPGYLASLPSLGIPQSAFLLGQGGLFYFSSIIILVTGCIFAMWLGEKITDKGIGNGISLLIMVGIIARLPLSFFQNAASRLEGNNVMLILIELVLWFVIIFASIMLIMAVRKIAVQYARRTASGGYEKNIMGSRQYIPLKLNASGVMPIIFAQAIMFVPGLIGGTSFMKDSAAGQWLQSQFSDIFGFWYNLLFAFLIIIFTYFYTAITVPTNKMADDLKRSGGFIPGIRPGSETSEYLDKIMSQITLPGSIFLALIAVFPAIIVKLMNVQSGWALFFGGTSLLILVGVAIDTMQQVNSYLLNRHYDGLMKTGKNRKAVA, from the coding sequence ATGAAATTTATAGAAACGTTAAAGAATGTTTGGAAAATTGAAGAACTAAGAAATAGAATCATCTTAACAGTTGGTTTATTATTAGTTTATCGTTTTGGTGCACAAGTAGTTTTACCAGGTATAGATGCTGCACAATTAGAAACCTTACAAAGTAATACAGATTCTGGATTATTAGGTTTATTAAATGCATTTACTGGAGGAGCCTTCGCTAACGCATCAATTTTCGCCTTAGGTATTATGCCTTATATTTCTGCTTCTATTGTAGTGCAATTAATGGGAATCGCAATTCCTTACCTACAAAAGTTACAAAAAGAAGGTGCTAGTGGTCAGAAAAAAATTAATCAAATTACACGTTGGTTAACCATAGCAATATGTCTGGTACAAGCACCAGGTTATTTAGCAAGTTTACCAAGTTTGGGAATTCCTCAAAGTGCCTTTTTATTAGGTCAAGGTGGTTTATTTTATTTTTCTTCTATCATCATTTTAGTTACAGGTTGTATCTTTGCAATGTGGTTAGGAGAAAAAATTACTGATAAGGGTATTGGAAACGGTATTTCACTTTTAATTATGGTGGGTATTATTGCACGTTTACCATTATCATTTTTCCAAAACGCAGCATCACGTTTAGAAGGAAATAACGTTATGTTAATCCTTATAGAATTAGTGTTGTGGTTTGTAATTATTTTTGCATCGATAATGCTTATTATGGCAGTAAGAAAAATTGCTGTCCAATATGCTAGACGTACTGCCTCTGGAGGATATGAAAAGAACATTATGGGATCTAGACAATATATTCCATTAAAACTTAACGCTTCAGGAGTAATGCCAATTATATTTGCTCAAGCAATTATGTTTGTGCCTGGTTTAATAGGAGGGACTTCATTTATGAAAGACTCTGCTGCTGGACAGTGGTTGCAATCACAATTTTCTGATATATTCGGATTTTGGTATAACTTATTATTTGCGTTTTTAATTATAATATTCACATATTTTTATACTGCTATTACGGTTCCAACCAATAAAATGGCAGATGATTTAAAACGAAGCGGTGGTTTTATACCAGGTATTCGTCCAGGATCTGAAACGTCTGAATATTTAGATAAAATTATGTCTCAAATAACATTACCTGGTTCTATTTTCTTAGCACTTATAGCAGTATTCCCTGCCATAATTGTTAAGTTAATGAATGTTCAATCTGGATGGGCCTTATTTTTTGGTGGTACTTCACTATTAATTTTGGTAGGAGTTGCAATTGACACGATGCAACAAGTAAATTCTTATTTGTTGAATAGACACTATGATGGCTTGATGAAAACGGGTAAAAATAGAAAAGCAGTAGCTTAA